A stretch of the Candidatus Tumulicola sp. genome encodes the following:
- the carA gene encoding glutamine-hydrolyzing carbamoyl-phosphate synthase small subunit — MRARLLLADGGSYEGQGIGPEGIALGEAVFFTGITGYEEALTDPSYAGQIIVFCYPLIGNYGIDPAVRQHKTICCAGAVFKRVSAHPSHYRSAGRVDEWMAASAVRGIQGLDTRALVIRLREAGTMRSVLAVGEEAIARAPDALRDYIGAPLATPDLVRAVESHGELQRSGGNIRVALLDCGAKENIANCLAAAGAEVLEAPFTTTFDELLAMKLDGLVVSNGPGDPSELTGVIETLRRVIEYGRLPTFGVCLGHQVLALALGATTYKLKYGHRGGNQPVQHVADGEVVITAQNHGYAVDASTLPADVEQTMINLNDGTNEGFRHRSLPISSVQFHPEASPGPADARHLFADFVKTLR, encoded by the coding sequence ATGAGAGCGCGCTTGCTGCTGGCGGATGGAGGCTCATACGAGGGCCAGGGCATCGGGCCCGAGGGCATCGCTCTCGGTGAAGCCGTGTTCTTCACCGGCATCACGGGCTATGAAGAGGCGCTCACCGATCCATCCTACGCCGGACAGATCATCGTGTTCTGCTATCCGCTCATCGGCAACTACGGCATCGATCCCGCCGTCCGGCAACACAAGACGATCTGCTGCGCGGGCGCCGTCTTCAAACGCGTGAGCGCGCATCCGAGTCACTATCGCAGCGCCGGACGCGTCGATGAGTGGATGGCGGCAAGCGCCGTGCGCGGCATCCAAGGCCTAGACACGCGCGCGCTGGTCATCCGCCTGCGGGAAGCGGGCACCATGCGCTCGGTGCTCGCGGTAGGAGAAGAAGCCATCGCGCGCGCGCCTGACGCCCTGCGCGATTATATCGGGGCGCCGCTCGCGACGCCCGATCTCGTGCGTGCGGTCGAGTCTCACGGCGAGCTGCAGCGCAGCGGCGGGAACATCCGCGTTGCGCTGCTCGACTGCGGCGCCAAAGAGAACATCGCCAACTGCCTGGCCGCTGCAGGCGCAGAAGTGCTGGAGGCGCCGTTCACGACGACGTTCGACGAACTGCTGGCGATGAAGCTGGACGGCTTGGTGGTCAGCAACGGTCCAGGCGACCCCTCCGAGCTGACGGGAGTCATCGAGACGCTGCGGCGCGTGATCGAGTATGGCCGCCTGCCGACCTTCGGCGTGTGCCTCGGCCACCAAGTGCTCGCGCTCGCGCTCGGCGCCACGACGTATAAGTTGAAGTACGGGCACCGGGGCGGCAACCAGCCCGTGCAGCACGTCGCTGACGGCGAGGTCGTCATCACCGCGCAGAACCACGGCTATGCGGTTGACGCGTCCACGCTGCCCGCCGACGTCGAGCAGACCATGATCAACCTCAACGACGGCACCAACGAAGGGTTCCGCCACCGCAGCCTGCCGATCTCCTCGGTGCAGTTCCATCCGGAAGCGTCGCCCGGTCCGGCGGATGCTCGTCACCTCTTCGCCGATTTCGTGAAGACCCTGCGGTGA
- a CDS encoding penicillin-binding protein 2 yields the protein MRARVLHLTIAFIALFVLLAAQEIRVQLVDRARTNARAGNPRRSLTNELRGALLDARGVALAQSKAGKRIYGAGASLSQLVGYSSAVYGESGLEAALDSILSPPDERLTGVGDAAGLFRKNAGKGGQTGSDVVLTLRADIAAIVDRALPGSIRGAALVMDPRNGNILAAVNRPTFDPNTLAAQWKTLRSSAQSPLLDRALAGLYPPGSTFKMVTASAALDTGTVVPSDTFSDPGYFEVGGFRIRNAENEVTGTQNFTGAFALSSNVDFAQIGLKLGLDGYYDYLHRFHVGDEPGLAVPTAQDEVPAKATIVPSELAQMAFGQGGLAVTPLRMALIASTIANGGVMMRPQLVKEFRVNGRLPLSVPPTRWERVLSETTASRLRDMMIAVVRSGTGTAARMPRVTVAGKTGTATHVGAPPHAWFVCFAPAERPRIVVAVVVEDAGYGGVVAAPIARKILEGSLPLYPR from the coding sequence GTGCGCGCACGCGTCCTTCATCTCACCATCGCCTTCATCGCCCTGTTCGTGCTGCTGGCGGCGCAGGAGATCCGGGTCCAGTTGGTCGACCGCGCCCGCACCAACGCGCGCGCCGGTAATCCGCGGCGCAGTCTCACCAACGAACTGCGAGGCGCTTTGCTGGACGCACGCGGCGTCGCGCTCGCGCAAAGCAAAGCCGGTAAGCGCATCTATGGCGCGGGCGCATCGCTGTCGCAGCTCGTCGGCTACTCGTCAGCCGTCTACGGCGAGTCGGGCCTCGAGGCGGCGCTGGATTCGATCCTTTCCCCGCCCGATGAACGGCTCACAGGGGTCGGCGATGCCGCCGGTCTGTTCCGCAAGAATGCAGGCAAGGGCGGCCAAACGGGAAGCGACGTGGTGCTGACGCTGCGTGCCGACATCGCGGCCATAGTCGACCGGGCGCTGCCCGGTTCCATTCGGGGCGCGGCGCTCGTGATGGATCCTCGCAACGGCAACATCCTTGCTGCCGTCAATCGTCCGACGTTTGACCCCAACACCTTGGCGGCGCAATGGAAAACGCTGCGCTCCAGCGCGCAGTCTCCGCTGCTCGATCGCGCGCTCGCCGGCTTGTATCCGCCCGGCTCGACCTTCAAGATGGTCACCGCGAGCGCGGCGCTCGACACCGGCACCGTCGTGCCGAGCGACACCTTCTCCGATCCGGGCTATTTCGAGGTCGGCGGTTTTCGCATCCGCAACGCCGAGAACGAAGTCACCGGCACGCAAAATTTCACGGGCGCGTTCGCGCTTTCGAGCAACGTCGATTTCGCGCAGATCGGATTGAAGCTCGGTCTCGACGGGTACTACGACTACCTGCACCGTTTTCACGTGGGAGACGAGCCAGGCCTTGCCGTTCCGACCGCCCAAGATGAAGTGCCCGCCAAGGCGACGATCGTGCCTTCCGAGCTTGCCCAAATGGCATTCGGTCAGGGCGGGCTGGCGGTGACGCCGCTGCGCATGGCTCTGATCGCTTCGACCATCGCCAACGGCGGCGTGATGATGCGGCCGCAGCTGGTCAAAGAATTTCGAGTCAACGGCAGGCTTCCGCTGTCCGTGCCGCCGACCCGCTGGGAGCGCGTGCTCTCCGAAACCACCGCGTCGCGGCTGCGCGACATGATGATCGCCGTCGTTCGCAGCGGCACCGGGACCGCCGCGCGCATGCCGCGAGTGACGGTCGCCGGCAAGACCGGCACTGCGACGCACGTCGGGGCTCCTCCGCACGCATGGTTCGTGTGCTTTGCGCCTGCGGAGCGGCCGCGCATCGTGGTGGCGGTCGTGGTCGAAGACGCAGGCTACGGAGGCGTGGTCGCGGCGCCGATCGCGCGCAAGATCCTCGAGGGCAGCCTGCCGCTGTATCCGCGATGA
- the carB gene encoding carbamoyl-phosphate synthase large subunit, with the protein MRNGTPGSVLVVGSGPIVIGQAAEFDYAGVQACRSLKEEGARVVLVNSNPATIMTDPEIADAVYLEPLVPSHVEAIIARERPEAMLATLGGQTGLNLAVALAERGTLERYGVKLLGTPLRTIRLAEDRELFKQAMIDIGEPVPESAIVRSIEEGLAFALRSGYPLVVRPAYTLGGTGGGIAHDESELREIVRSGLSASIIHQVLLETSLLGWKEVEYEVLRDGADNCIVVCNMENIDPMGVHTGDSIVIAPSQTLSDRDYHRLRSAAINIIRHLAVEGGCNIQFALDPRSDAYNVVEVNPRVSRSSALASKATGYPIAKIAAKIALGRTLPHIDNPVTGVTKAAFEPTLDYCVIKIPRWPFDKFPLGDARLGTQMKSTGEVMAIGRTFSQAMLKAVRGLDIGRDTLTGWTHEQWSDDELTDVLRAPTHERLFVIAECLRRGRSVESIAETTSIDAFWLWELKELVECEEHLRKGADVVPAKLLGYANTTIARLTQKPLPDVRAAGGEQTAPAYKIVDTAAAEFPARSPYYYATVGEEDELRKPQRTSVVVVGSGPIRIGQGIEFDYSCVHAAWALHEAGVDSVVLNNNPETVSTDFDISDLLIFEPPCVDEVENAVRATGAKGVLLGFGGQTPINLARDLAARGVKVLGTSQQALDLAEDREKFDAVVAKLGVARPAGKTALSFRKAREIAREIGFPVLVRPSYVLGGRGMEIVYNEAQLAAYAESAPPIQPHAPLLVDKYLAGIEVEVDAAFDGQDIIIPGIFEHVERAGIHSGDSMAVYPTQNIPPDIELRIVDVTTQLCKELGIRGLINVQYILYGGELYVIEANPRASRTVPIIAKLTGVPLVGAATHIALGGKLKDMGLALGLLPRPDFVAVKIPVFSFAKLRRVETMLGPEMKSTGEVLGLDSTYAGALLRGMLGAGLTPPPPGGGILLSISDAEKEAAVELARAFAEMDYQLFATTGTWKMLDAHGIGATRVNKIAEGSPHVVDLIAGAGVDLVVNDASASSQSQSDGYRIRRAAVEAGVACLTSLDTVRALLVALSARDDEPVRVRPLQEYVASRMTVA; encoded by the coding sequence GTGAGGAACGGTACGCCCGGGTCAGTGCTCGTCGTCGGTTCTGGACCGATCGTCATCGGCCAGGCAGCCGAGTTCGACTACGCCGGCGTCCAGGCGTGCCGCTCCCTTAAAGAGGAAGGCGCGCGCGTGGTGCTCGTCAACTCGAACCCGGCGACCATCATGACCGATCCGGAGATCGCCGACGCGGTCTATCTGGAGCCGCTCGTGCCTTCGCACGTGGAAGCCATCATCGCGCGCGAACGCCCTGAGGCGATGCTCGCGACCCTCGGCGGCCAGACCGGACTCAATCTCGCAGTGGCGCTCGCGGAGCGCGGCACGCTCGAGCGCTACGGCGTCAAACTGCTTGGAACGCCGCTGCGCACCATCAGATTGGCGGAGGACCGCGAGCTGTTCAAGCAGGCCATGATCGACATCGGCGAGCCGGTGCCGGAATCGGCGATCGTCCGCAGCATCGAGGAGGGGCTTGCGTTCGCACTTCGCTCGGGCTATCCGCTCGTGGTCAGACCCGCGTATACGCTGGGCGGCACCGGCGGCGGCATCGCCCACGACGAGTCCGAGCTGCGGGAGATCGTGCGCTCCGGTTTGAGCGCCAGCATCATCCATCAGGTGCTGCTCGAGACCTCGCTGCTGGGCTGGAAAGAGGTCGAATACGAAGTCCTGCGCGACGGCGCCGACAATTGCATCGTGGTCTGCAACATGGAGAATATCGACCCGATGGGGGTGCACACCGGCGATTCCATCGTGATCGCGCCCTCGCAAACGCTTTCCGATCGCGACTACCATCGCCTGCGCAGCGCCGCGATCAACATTATCCGGCATCTCGCCGTCGAGGGCGGCTGCAATATCCAGTTCGCGCTCGATCCGCGCAGCGATGCGTACAACGTGGTCGAGGTCAACCCGCGCGTGTCGCGCTCCTCCGCGCTGGCGAGCAAAGCCACCGGCTATCCGATCGCCAAGATCGCGGCCAAAATCGCGCTGGGCCGCACGCTTCCGCACATCGACAACCCGGTCACCGGCGTGACGAAGGCCGCTTTCGAACCGACGCTCGACTACTGCGTGATCAAGATCCCGCGCTGGCCGTTCGACAAATTCCCGCTCGGTGACGCGCGCCTCGGCACCCAGATGAAATCGACCGGCGAGGTGATGGCCATCGGGCGGACCTTCTCGCAGGCGATGCTCAAGGCCGTGCGCGGGCTCGACATCGGCCGCGACACGCTCACCGGTTGGACGCACGAGCAATGGAGCGACGACGAGCTCACGGACGTGCTGCGAGCGCCCACCCACGAGCGGCTCTTCGTCATCGCCGAATGTCTGCGGCGCGGCCGCTCAGTCGAGTCCATCGCCGAGACAACCAGCATCGACGCGTTCTGGTTGTGGGAACTCAAAGAGCTTGTCGAGTGCGAGGAACACCTGCGCAAGGGTGCTGATGTGGTCCCTGCCAAGCTGCTGGGCTACGCGAACACCACGATCGCGAGGCTCACGCAGAAGCCGCTGCCCGATGTGCGCGCCGCAGGCGGCGAACAAACCGCGCCCGCTTACAAGATCGTCGACACCGCAGCCGCCGAGTTCCCGGCGCGCTCGCCTTACTATTACGCGACGGTAGGAGAAGAAGACGAACTGCGCAAGCCGCAGCGGACCAGTGTCGTGGTGGTCGGCAGCGGGCCGATCAGGATCGGCCAGGGCATCGAGTTCGACTACTCGTGCGTGCACGCGGCGTGGGCGCTCCACGAAGCCGGCGTGGACTCGGTCGTCCTCAACAACAACCCGGAAACGGTCAGCACCGACTTCGACATCTCGGACCTGCTGATATTCGAACCGCCCTGCGTCGATGAGGTGGAGAACGCCGTCCGCGCCACCGGAGCGAAGGGCGTGCTGCTCGGTTTCGGCGGTCAGACGCCTATCAATCTCGCGCGCGATCTCGCTGCTCGCGGCGTCAAAGTGCTCGGCACGAGTCAGCAGGCGCTCGACCTCGCCGAAGACCGCGAGAAGTTCGACGCGGTGGTGGCCAAACTCGGCGTAGCGCGGCCGGCGGGCAAGACCGCGCTTTCGTTCCGCAAAGCGCGCGAGATCGCCAGGGAGATAGGCTTCCCCGTGCTGGTGCGCCCTTCGTATGTGCTCGGCGGGCGCGGCATGGAGATCGTGTATAATGAAGCGCAACTCGCGGCATACGCCGAGAGCGCCCCGCCCATCCAGCCGCACGCGCCGCTGCTGGTCGATAAGTATCTCGCCGGCATCGAAGTCGAAGTCGACGCTGCGTTCGACGGCCAGGACATCATCATCCCGGGCATCTTCGAGCACGTCGAGCGGGCCGGCATCCACTCCGGCGATTCGATGGCGGTGTACCCGACACAGAACATCCCACCCGACATCGAGCTGCGGATCGTCGACGTCACCACGCAATTGTGCAAAGAGCTCGGCATCCGCGGTCTCATCAACGTGCAATACATCTTGTACGGCGGCGAGCTGTACGTGATCGAGGCCAACCCGCGCGCGAGTCGCACCGTGCCGATCATCGCCAAACTCACCGGCGTGCCGCTCGTCGGGGCGGCGACCCACATCGCGCTGGGCGGAAAGCTCAAGGACATGGGTCTCGCCCTCGGACTGCTGCCCCGTCCGGACTTCGTGGCGGTGAAGATCCCCGTCTTCTCGTTCGCGAAGCTGCGGCGCGTGGAGACGATGCTCGGTCCCGAGATGAAATCGACCGGCGAAGTCCTTGGCCTCGACTCCACCTACGCCGGCGCTCTCTTGCGCGGCATGCTGGGCGCCGGCCTGACACCGCCTCCGCCGGGCGGTGGTATTTTGTTGTCGATCTCCGATGCCGAGAAGGAGGCCGCGGTCGAGCTGGCAAGAGCCTTTGCAGAAATGGATTATCAACTGTTCGCCACCACCGGCACGTGGAAGATGCTCGACGCGCACGGCATCGGGGCCACGCGCGTGAACAAGATCGCCGAGGGTTCGCCGCACGTGGTGGACCTGATCGCCGGCGCCGGCGTCGACTTGGTCGTCAACGACGCCTCGGCTTCGTCGCAGTCGCAAAGCGACGGCTACCGGATTCGGCGCGCGGCCGTCGAGGCGGGTGTGGCCTGTCTCACGTCGCTCGATACCGTGCGAGCGCTCCTCGTCGCGCTTTCGGCGCGCGATGACGAACCCGTGCGCGTCCGGCCGCTGCAAGAGTATGTCGCCAGCCGCATGACGGTCGCATAG
- the ruvC gene encoding crossover junction endodeoxyribonuclease RuvC, producing MRVLGVDPSLRSTGYGVVDYDDSRFRLIEAGTIETRATDDLAGRLGDIAQSLASVIAATQPAVMVVEAVFARAVNPKTTILMAHARGAALGAAAGRGLVVHEFSATTVKRALVGSGSASKDQVAKMVVRLLGLSRTPRPADVTDALAIAIAFAHRNGRAH from the coding sequence GTGCGAGTGCTCGGCGTCGATCCCAGCTTGCGATCCACGGGCTACGGCGTCGTCGATTATGACGATAGCCGGTTTCGGCTTATCGAAGCGGGCACGATCGAGACGCGCGCGACGGATGATCTTGCCGGACGCCTCGGCGACATCGCGCAGAGCCTCGCAAGCGTGATCGCGGCGACGCAGCCCGCTGTCATGGTCGTCGAAGCCGTGTTCGCGCGGGCCGTCAACCCGAAAACGACCATCCTCATGGCGCACGCCCGCGGGGCGGCGCTGGGCGCGGCAGCCGGGCGCGGCCTTGTCGTGCACGAATTCTCGGCGACGACCGTCAAACGCGCGCTGGTCGGGAGCGGCTCGGCGAGCAAGGACCAAGTCGCGAAGATGGTCGTCCGCTTGCTTGGCTTGAGTCGCACGCCGAGGCCGGCAGACGTGACGGACGCGCTTGCCATCGCCATCGCATTCGCCCATCGCAACGGACGAGCCCATTGA
- the ruvB gene encoding Holliday junction branch migration DNA helicase RuvB, which translates to MTPRKTIATAGEGDQSPERHPLVAPSETIEDQIITVTLRPTGFDHYVGQRSVVENLKISIAAAKGREEPLDHMLLHGPPGLGKTTLANIVAREMGAKFQQASGPTLERPGDLVGILTNLQRGDVLFIDEIHRLSHVVEEFLYPAMEDFAIDFMVDRGAYAKTIKISLKQFTLVGATTRAGLLTAPLRERFGIVHHLDYYGADDLCRIVEHSAQVLGVSIDAGGAAEIAGRARGTPRIANRLLRRVRDYAQVKAGGRVDREVAQAALALEGIDLLGLDPLDRSFLKALIVQYGGGPVGISALAASVNEEEDTLTDVVEPFLIQIGFLQRTAAGRRATAKAKAHLGLAGVGDQPRLL; encoded by the coding sequence GTGACGCCACGCAAGACCATAGCGACGGCCGGTGAGGGCGACCAATCGCCCGAACGCCACCCGCTCGTCGCCCCCTCGGAGACGATCGAAGATCAGATCATCACGGTCACGCTGCGCCCGACCGGCTTCGATCATTACGTGGGGCAGCGCAGCGTGGTCGAGAACCTCAAGATCTCCATCGCGGCCGCCAAAGGGCGTGAGGAGCCGCTGGACCACATGCTCCTGCACGGACCGCCGGGGCTTGGAAAAACGACGCTCGCGAACATCGTGGCGCGCGAGATGGGCGCTAAATTCCAACAAGCCTCCGGGCCGACGCTCGAGCGGCCCGGCGATCTGGTCGGCATCCTGACCAATCTGCAGCGCGGCGACGTCCTTTTCATCGATGAGATCCACCGCCTGAGCCACGTCGTTGAGGAGTTCCTCTACCCGGCGATGGAAGACTTCGCGATCGACTTCATGGTGGACCGCGGCGCATACGCGAAGACCATCAAGATCAGTCTGAAGCAGTTCACGCTGGTCGGCGCGACCACGCGCGCCGGTCTGCTGACCGCACCGCTGCGCGAGCGCTTCGGCATCGTGCATCATCTCGACTATTATGGCGCCGATGATCTGTGCCGGATCGTGGAGCACTCAGCGCAGGTGTTGGGCGTTTCGATCGACGCCGGCGGCGCCGCAGAGATCGCAGGCCGCGCGCGAGGGACGCCCCGCATCGCCAATCGGCTGCTGCGGCGAGTGCGCGACTACGCGCAGGTGAAAGCGGGCGGACGTGTCGACCGAGAGGTGGCGCAGGCCGCGCTCGCCCTCGAAGGCATCGACTTGCTCGGACTGGATCCGCTTGACCGCTCGTTCCTCAAGGCGCTCATCGTCCAGTACGGCGGCGGGCCGGTCGGCATCAGCGCGCTGGCGGCAAGCGTCAATGAAGAAGAAGACACGCTGACCGACGTCGTGGAGCCGTTCTTGATCCAGATCGGATTCTTGCAGCGCACAGCGGCGGGCCGCCGCGCGACGGCAAAGGCCAAAGCGCACCTCGGCTTGGCCGGCGTTGGAGACCAACCACGGCTCCTTTGA
- the pknB gene encoding Stk1 family PASTA domain-containing Ser/Thr kinase, with product MTDIIYNDRYRLDAKIGEGGMAIVYRGYDLLLRRQVAIKVLRPQFAKDAEFVARFVFEAQAAAKLSHPNIVNTYDVGHVNGSHYIVEEYVPGETLAALIERQGKLPESTAVLYARQICAALAAAHRQELLHQDIKPSNILITREDVVRITDFGVAHAHGPDELARSARSSGERADTLLGSAAYCSPERLTGEGLSEASDLYSVGVVLYEMLTGVRPFIGPSNEAIAAAHLSDPIPDPASAGVEVSPAMQAIVRKLLQKLPGDRYQSAGEVLAALRKAQRGEIDEAAALGPGTATEVLRRRARDAADAAARVRLPDEPARWRTGSAIGWAAGIVAAMVVIALIVSQQAASRSLRMPDLTGKSVAEAVAALRTIGVDAVAIQQRTDDAVQGGLVDGSDPAVNVRLNPGQTVTLKVSSGPALLDVPNVIGQDPRVAMQFLAAKGFGVRLGNSISSTSVKQGLVAASNPAPGAPVEKGGTVALLVSKGPPIIAVPNVVSLTLDEARKQLASAGLKLQVNQTVDVPNIPANTVLSQDPAERSNASPGSTVMVDVSGSGPATLDVPSIVGMNIDDARRALAQAGLSAGIVTQAAVPNQTPGTVVSQIPGAYAKAPPGGAVDLIVVAGAAPAPQASAALGPVPDVTGMSVELAKAALERAGYRVDRVTVLPGAAPNAKVVGTDPAPGVAPAAGSNVVNLVVGNK from the coding sequence ATGACCGACATCATCTACAACGATCGCTATCGGCTCGACGCCAAGATCGGCGAAGGCGGCATGGCGATCGTCTATCGAGGTTACGATCTGTTGCTGCGCAGACAGGTCGCCATCAAAGTGCTGCGCCCGCAGTTCGCCAAGGATGCGGAATTCGTAGCGCGTTTCGTGTTCGAGGCGCAAGCCGCGGCAAAACTGTCGCACCCGAATATCGTGAACACGTACGACGTCGGACATGTCAACGGCAGCCACTACATCGTTGAGGAGTACGTTCCCGGCGAGACGCTGGCCGCTCTCATCGAGCGCCAGGGCAAGCTGCCCGAGTCCACCGCGGTGCTCTATGCCCGCCAGATCTGCGCGGCGCTCGCGGCCGCGCACCGCCAAGAGCTGCTGCACCAAGACATCAAGCCCTCGAATATCTTGATCACTCGCGAGGACGTCGTTCGCATCACGGATTTCGGCGTCGCCCACGCGCATGGCCCCGACGAGCTGGCGCGCTCGGCTCGATCCTCGGGGGAGCGCGCCGATACGTTGCTCGGCTCGGCTGCCTACTGTTCGCCTGAACGGCTGACCGGCGAGGGCCTGAGCGAAGCCAGCGATCTGTACAGCGTCGGCGTGGTTTTGTACGAGATGCTCACCGGCGTTCGGCCCTTCATCGGCCCCTCGAACGAAGCGATCGCCGCCGCGCATCTGTCGGATCCGATTCCCGATCCGGCGTCAGCCGGCGTTGAAGTCAGCCCAGCGATGCAAGCGATCGTGCGCAAATTGCTGCAGAAGCTCCCCGGCGATCGCTATCAGTCCGCGGGCGAGGTGCTCGCAGCGCTGCGCAAGGCCCAGCGCGGCGAGATCGACGAAGCCGCGGCCTTAGGCCCAGGCACGGCGACCGAGGTGCTGCGGCGACGCGCGCGCGACGCCGCCGATGCTGCCGCGAGGGTGAGACTTCCGGACGAGCCCGCGCGCTGGCGCACCGGGAGCGCGATAGGCTGGGCCGCCGGAATCGTCGCCGCCATGGTGGTCATCGCTCTCATTGTTTCGCAGCAAGCGGCGTCGCGCAGTTTGCGCATGCCGGACCTCACCGGAAAATCAGTGGCCGAAGCTGTGGCGGCGCTGCGCACGATCGGCGTGGATGCCGTCGCCATCCAGCAGCGAACCGATGACGCGGTTCAAGGCGGACTCGTGGACGGCAGCGATCCGGCGGTCAACGTGCGTTTGAATCCAGGACAGACAGTGACGCTCAAGGTCAGCAGCGGGCCGGCGCTCCTTGATGTGCCAAACGTCATCGGACAAGACCCGAGAGTCGCGATGCAATTTCTCGCTGCGAAAGGCTTTGGGGTGCGCCTCGGCAACTCGATCAGCAGCACGTCCGTGAAGCAAGGGCTCGTTGCGGCTAGCAACCCGGCGCCGGGCGCGCCGGTCGAAAAGGGCGGCACGGTCGCGCTCTTGGTGAGCAAAGGACCGCCGATCATCGCCGTGCCCAACGTCGTGTCGCTGACGTTGGATGAGGCTCGCAAGCAGCTCGCGTCCGCGGGCCTAAAGCTGCAGGTGAATCAGACGGTAGACGTGCCGAATATCCCGGCCAACACGGTCTTGAGCCAAGATCCGGCGGAGCGGAGCAACGCATCGCCGGGTTCGACCGTGATGGTAGACGTCAGCGGCAGCGGCCCAGCGACTCTGGACGTGCCCAGCATAGTCGGCATGAACATCGACGATGCGCGTCGAGCGCTGGCGCAGGCCGGCTTGAGCGCCGGTATCGTGACGCAAGCGGCGGTGCCCAATCAAACTCCCGGCACGGTCGTCAGTCAGATTCCCGGCGCTTATGCAAAGGCGCCCCCGGGAGGCGCTGTGGACTTGATCGTGGTGGCGGGTGCGGCTCCCGCTCCACAAGCTTCAGCCGCGTTAGGTCCGGTTCCCGACGTGACCGGCATGAGCGTTGAACTGGCCAAAGCCGCGCTCGAGCGCGCCGGCTATCGCGTCGATCGCGTCACGGTATTGCCCGGCGCCGCCCCGAATGCGAAAGTCGTCGGAACCGATCCCGCGCCCGGCGTTGCGCCTGCGGCCGGCTCGAACGTCGTCAACCTCGTCGTCGGCAACAAATAA
- the ruvA gene encoding Holliday junction branch migration protein RuvA, translated as MFSRIEGVLREKHPDSALVETGGLCYEIMLPGCVVDKIVTIEPGQPIKLEIFSYLQMDGNRGTATYVGFTNAVEREFFEALLSVASIGPKTAMRAFARPMAEIARYIDEGDRTALRKLPGIGDQKAKDIIAKLQGKVARFGLIQGETRAAQPQPDFVAEAVEVLLQLQYRRPEAERMAKEAFSGNGSVTSAEELLNEIYRRQQRTT; from the coding sequence ATGTTCTCACGCATCGAAGGCGTGCTGCGCGAGAAGCATCCCGACTCGGCGCTGGTGGAGACCGGCGGCCTGTGCTACGAGATCATGCTGCCGGGTTGCGTGGTCGACAAGATCGTGACCATCGAGCCGGGTCAGCCGATCAAGCTCGAGATCTTTTCCTACCTTCAAATGGACGGCAACCGCGGCACCGCGACCTACGTCGGCTTCACCAACGCGGTGGAACGCGAGTTCTTCGAGGCGTTGCTCTCGGTGGCGAGCATCGGGCCGAAGACGGCGATGCGCGCCTTTGCGCGTCCGATGGCTGAAATAGCCCGCTACATCGATGAAGGCGACCGGACCGCGCTGCGCAAGCTGCCCGGCATCGGCGATCAAAAGGCCAAGGACATCATCGCCAAACTGCAAGGCAAGGTCGCCCGCTTCGGACTCATCCAAGGCGAGACTCGCGCCGCGCAGCCGCAGCCCGATTTCGTCGCCGAGGCGGTCGAAGTGCTGCTGCAGCTGCAGTATCGACGGCCGGAAGCGGAGCGCATGGCGAAGGAAGCGTTCTCGGGCAACGGAAGCGTGACGAGCGCCGAGGAACTTCTCAACGAGATCTACCGCCGCCAGCAGAGGACCACGTGA